In the Silurus meridionalis isolate SWU-2019-XX chromosome 6, ASM1480568v1, whole genome shotgun sequence genome, one interval contains:
- the LOC124387147 gene encoding 5-beta-cholestane-3-alpha,7-alpha-diol 12-alpha-hydroxylase-like: protein MSFLLQILLALFISLLGGLYVLGALRRRRPGEPPLDKGPIPWLGHVLEFRRDTAKFLERMKKKHGDIFTVQLGGFYFTFLMDPLSFGSVVKEARAKLDFNEFAKHLVKRVFGYHPIEDDHKLIQAASNKHLMGDGLVLLTQSMMNNLQNLMLHSIGSVSDGDRLWQEDGLFAYCYNIVFRAGYLALFGNELDKTSGSVEKAREVDRKESDELFREFRKYDQLFPKLAYGVLGPFEKMEAERLKRLFWDVLSVEKVATKENISDWVSESQQVRDERGVHKSMQDRHMFLLLWASQGNTGPASFWLLLFLIKNPDAMQAVKKEVDEVLHETGQEVKRDGPPINLTRDMLLKTPVLDSAVEESLRLTAAPVLTRAVIQDMSLKMDNGREYKIREGDRVSLFPYTAVQMDPEIHPDPHTFKYDRFLTSDVGKKTEFYKGGKKVKYYTMPWGAGVSMCPGRFFAVNELKQFVFLMLTYFDFELKNPDEEIPDIDVRRWGFGTMQPTRDVPFKYRLRF from the coding sequence ATGAGCTTTTTGCTGCAGATTCTTCTAGCTTTGTTCATCTCTCTGCTTGGGGGACTTTATGTCCTTGGAGCTTTGCGGCGCAGAAGACCTGGAGAACCTCCTCTGGATAAAGGCCCTATTCCATGGCTGGGACATGTCCTAGAGTTCAGGAGGGACACTGCGAAGTTTCTAGAGAGGATGAAAAAGAAACATGGTGATATTTTCACCGTGCAGCTCGGAGGGTTTTACTTCACCTTCCTCATGGACCCGCTGTCCTtcggctcagtggttaaagagGCCCGAGCCAAACTGGACTTTAATGAGTTCGCCAAGCACCTGGTTAAGCGTGTATTTGGCTACCATCCTATAGAAGATGACCACAAGCTCATTCAGGCCGCCAGCAACAAGCATCTGATGGGTGATGGCCTGGTATTACTCACTCAGTCCATGATGAACAACCTGCAGAACCTCATGCTACACAGCATAGGGTCTGTAAGTGATGGTGACCGGTTGTGGCAGGAGGACGGACTCTTTGCGTACTGCTATAACATCGTGTTCCGTGCCGGGTATCTGGCGTTGTTTGGAAACGAGCTGGACAAGACTTCAGGGAGTGTCGAGAAAGCAAGGGAAGTCGACCGAAAGGAGTCAGATGAGTTGTTTCGTGAGTTCCGAAAATATGATCAACTATTCCCAAAGCTGGCTTATGGAGTTCTGGGACCTTTCGAGAAAATGGAAGCAGAGAGGTTAAAGAGGCTTTTCTGGGACGTCCTTTCTGTGGAGAAGGTGGCCACCAAAGAGAACATTAGTGACTGGGTATCTGAATCACAGCAGGTGCGTGATGAACGTGGAGTCCACAAGTCCATGCAGGATAGACACATGTTTCTGCTCCTGTGGGCGTCCCAAGGAAACACGGGTCCTGCATCATTCTGgcttctcctcttcctcattaAAAACCCGGACGCCATGCAGGCAGTAAAGAAGGAGGTCGACGAAGTTCTGCACGAAACCGGACAGGAGGTGAAGCGTGATGGTCCACCGATCAACCTGACCCGAGACATGCTGCTCAAAACCCCGGTTCTGGACAGTGCCGTGGAAGAGAGCCTCCGTCTGACAGCTGCTCCAGTGCTCACACGAGCCGTCATACAAGACATGAGCCTGAAGATGGACAACGGACGCGAATACAAGATCCGTGAAGGTGATCgtgtctctctcttcccctaCACCGCCGTCCAGATGGACCCAGAGATTCACCCCGATCCACACACCTTCAAATACGACCGCTTCCTCACATCCGACGTTGGTAAAAAGACCGAATTCTATAAAGGAGGAAAGAAAGTGAAATACTACACAATGCCATGGGGGGCCGGGGTCAGCATGTGTCCCGGGAGGTTCTTTGCTGTCAACGAGCTCAAGCAGTTCGTCTTCCTCATGCTCACATACTTTGACTTTGAGTTGAAGAACCCAGATGAAGAGATCCCAGACATTGATGTGAGGCGGTGGGGCTTCGGGACCATGCAGCCGACACGTGACGTTCCGTTTAAATACAGGCTCAGGTTTTAA
- the LOC124387571 gene encoding atypical chemokine receptor 2, producing the protein MDVSDHIEESDLARVNESDYDYSDYYLLEELADFWPCEKHHVRKISRYLLPVFYSVACALGFLANLGLVLVCTRRTSTRMRLRMAVHPACALCANLLFTSTLPFWAVYAARDWIFGARACKAVTLVYAVGLYGGNLFGACALLRSCVDAACALRCTGRLGNARRNAAWCACVWTLACLAAVPHLSFVEESHFHGETHCSYHYTQGWKVYMRLQLVLLVFLVPFLIFLGSSIALFLRTRSSGCSSRMLRRAIISTGLFFALWFPYALVLMLHVLQDLHIVSECGSSVHLDLAIQSTECIAFSHVFINPVAYLLLNRRAWRTFWAKCVSSREYLLDSSENTDSVSSQDSGVELRALQNFQSFSNPENERGTAEKQCHLLPYAT; encoded by the coding sequence ATGGACGTGTCCGATCACATAGAAGAGTCCGATCTCGCGCGCGTGAACGAGTCGGATTATGATTATTCGGATTATTATCTGCTGGAGGAGCTCGCGGACTTCTGGCCGTGTGAGAAACACCATGTAAGGAAGATCAGCCGTTATCTTCTGCCGGTCTTCTACTCGGTCGCGTGCGCGCTCGGGTTCCTGGCTAACCTCGGGCTCGTGTTGGTGTGCACGCGGAGGACGAGCACGAGGATGAGGTTGAGGATGGCGGTCCATCCCGCGTGCGCGCTGTGCGCCAACCTGCTCTTCACCTCCACCTTACCGTTCTGGGCGGTGTACGCGGCGCGCGACTGGATCTTCGGCGCGCGCGCCTGCAAAGCGGTCACGCTGGTGTACGCCGTGGGTTTGTACGGAGGAAATCTGTTCGGCGCATGCGCGCTGCTGCGTAGCTGCGTGGACGCCGCGTGCGCGCTCCGGTGCACGGGCCGGCTCGGCAACGCCAGGAGGAACGCCGCGTGGTGCGCATGCGTGTGGACGCTGGCGTGTCTGGCCGCCGTCCCTCACCTCAGCTTCGTGGAGGAGAGCCACTTCCACGGCGAGACCCACTGCTCCTACCACTACACGCAGGGCTGGAAGGTCTACATGCGACTCCAGCTGGTCCTGCTCGTCTTCCTGGTCCCGTTCCTGATCTTCCTCGGTTCCTCCATTGCCTTGTTCCTCCGCACACGTTCCTCGGGATGTTCGTCCAGGATGCTCCGGCGTGCCATCATCTCCACGGGACTGTTCTTCGCACTCTGGTTCCCGTACGCGCTGGTGCTGATGCTGCACGTCCTGCAGGACCTGCACATAGTCTCGGAGTGCGGCAGCAGTGTCCACCTGGACCTCGCCATCCAGAGCACAGAGTGCATCGCCTTCTCACACGTCTTCATCAACCCCGTGGCGTACCTTCTGCTAAACAGGCGAGCGTGGAGAACGTTCTGGGCGAAGTGTGTGAGTTCCAGGGAATACCTGCTGGACTCCTCGGAGAACACGGACAGCGTGTCCAGTCAGGACAGCGGCGTGGAGCTGAGGGCTCTCCAAAACTTCCAGAGTTTCTCCAATCCAGAGAATGAGCGAGGAACCGCTGAGAAACAATGCCACTTACTACCATATGCCACATAA